Within Bacillus sp. 2205SS5-2, the genomic segment AGTTCTCAATATTATCCGAAAATGCTAGAAGCGGTTGCCACTCATTATGGAATTGATATGGATGTTCCAGTTGCCCAGTTGCCGCCCGAACACCTGAATAAAATACTTTTCGGTTCTGGTACTGACAAAGTGTATTTCCGTTATGAAAATGATTTCGGACAAGTTCGAGAAAATCATATTCAATTTGAAGGTGTGATTGGAAATGTTGAGCGTCGTTACCGTGAAACGAGTTCAGAGTATATTCGGGAACAAATGGAGAAGTACATGGCACAACAACATTGTCCTTCCTGCAAGGGTCATCGTTTAAAACCTGAAACTCTTTCGGTCAAAGTCGCATCAAAACATATTGGTGAGATTACAGAGTTGTCAATTGAAGAAGCCGATGCATTCTTCGAGTCATTATCTCTATCAGAAAAAGATATGCAAATTGCCAACCTGATCTTGCGAGAAATTCGGGAACGATTAGGATTTTTAGTGAATGTGGGGCTCGATTATTTAACTATGAGCCGTGCGGCAGGAACGCTATCTGGAGGAGAGGCACAGAGAATTCGACTAGCAACTCAAATTGGATCCCGTTTAACAGGAGTCTTATATATTCTCGATGAACCTTCGATTGGATTACACCAACGCGATAATGATCGTCTCATTTCAACATTGAAGAATATGAGAGACATCGGGAATACTTTAATCGTGGTCGAGCATGATGAAGATACGATGCTGGCTGCAGATTATTTAATAGATGTTGGTCCTGGTGCCGGGGTACATGGCGGAGAAATTGTAGCAGAGGGAACACCGGAGGAAGTCATGAAAAACCCGCACTCCTTAACGGGGCAATATTTAGCAGGGGAAAAATTCATCCCACTGCCATTAGAGCGTCGTAAAGATGATGGTCGATTCATAGAGATAATCGGAGCAAAAGCAAACAATTTAAAAAATGTAAAAGTGAAGCTACCACTAGGCATGTTTGTCGCTGTCACGGGCGTATCGGGATCAGGAAAGAGTACATTAATTAATGAAATTTTGCATAAATCGCTTGCTCAAAAGCTGCATAAAGCGAAAAGAAAGCCTGGTAACCATAAAGAAATTAAGGGTGTGGAGTATTTAGATAAGGTGATTGATATCGATCAGTCGCCCATTGGCCGAACACCGCGGTCAAATCCGGCGACCTATACAGGCGTATTCGATGATATTCGTGATGTTTACGCGTCAACAAATGAAGCCAAAGTAAGAGGCTACAAAAAAGGTCGTTTCTCTTTTAATGTAAAAGGTGGACGCTGTGAAGCATGCCGAGGAGACGGAATAATTAAAATTGAAATGCACTTCCTACCAGATGTGTATGTACCTTGTGAGGTCTGCCATGGAAAGCGCTACAATCGTGAAACGTTAGAAGTTCAATACAAAGGGGAAAATATCTCTGATGTACTAAATATGACGATAGAAGACGCGATTCCTTTCTTTGAAAACATCCCAAAGATTAGTCGCAAGCTCCAAACTCTTGCTGACGTAGGCTTGGAATATATGAAGCTTGGTCAACCGGCGACGACACTATCTGGAGGGGAAGCACAACGGGTGAAATTAGCATCTGAGTTACACCGAAGATCCAATGGACGATCTTTTTATATTTTAGATGAACCAACGACAGGATTACATGTGGATGATATTGCTCGTTTACTCATCGTGCTGCAACGACTGGTTGAAAATGGCGACACGGTTTTAGTGATTGAACATAATTTAGATGTTATTAAAGGAGCTGATTATTTGGTTGATCTTGGTCCTGAAGGTGGCGATAAAGGTGGCCAAATTATCGCAAGAGGAACACCAGAAAAAGTGGCTGAAACGAGAGCCTCTTATACTGGGAAATACTTAAAACCGATTTTAGAGCGTGATCGAGAGCGAATGAAAAAACGACTGGCTCAACAAGAAGATGTGCGAGAGGAAGTATCAACGTGAGCAGTTTCCTCTGAAAGATGTATCGGTAAATAAGGTAGACCTAGTTATTTCTTAAAAGGAGACCCAGATTTGTGGTCTCCTTTTCGAATTGACTAAACTGAAGTTTTTTAATTGCCTATTGAATGGATAATACATCTTAATAAAAGGCTTTTTTCGAATATTTTGTTGCTATTGGCACGAAGTCATACAAATCAGGGGACATATTCCGATTCGAAAAGCCACAATCTTCGCGAAAACAGCTGCATAGAAATACCACTCCGAGCTCAAGAGTCCTAAGAACCAAATGAAAAATTTCACCAATAGGTCATAATTTTCTACTGAATTCAAACATACACTCCTATATTGAGACTTTTTATCACAAACCATCAAGTTCAGATGCCTCACAAAATAGGAGAAGTAAACGAAACTTTTTAATGAAAATTTCGTAATGTAAATTAAAGGAGTTGAGCGCAATGGAAACGAATAAATTATTATCATCTCTTTCTTATTTGAGTATTTTTTTCGCTGGGTTTATTTTTCCCTTAATTGTGTTGTTTGTGACCAAAGATAAAGAAGTGAAAGGACATGCGGTGAAAGCTTTAGTTTCTCATATCATCCCAATTGTAGGTGTACCATTTATTTTTCTGTCGATCATCTTAGATTTCAACGTATTAAGTGAGGGCAGTGGAATTCCCTTTTTTATGCTTGGTGGAATTGGTCTCTATATGCTGATGGTTATCATTATTACGATTTGGAATGTATATAAAGGAGTCAAAGTACTTCTTTAAAAAGGAGGAGTCGAGATTATGACAGAAGAGCGTAAGCGAATATTAGAAATGGTTGAGAATGGTTCCTTATCGGCACGTGAAGCTCTTACATTGTTAGAAGCCTTAGATTCTGCAGAAGAAACAAGCAAAAAGAAAGAGGAGAAATTACTCAACGATTTGGTTATTGCAGTAAACAAAGAGAAAAAAACAGATGGGCCGACTGGTTCATCCACAAAAGAGAAGTTGATGGAATTTATTTCAAGTACGATTAAAAAAGTCAAAGATATGGATTTGGATTTTCAGCTTGGTCAACATGCGGATGTGTCCCATGTGTTCCAGCATACTGGTGTAACGGTCCAACAATTGGAATTGGATATATCGAATGGAAAAGTGGAGATTATTCCTTGGGATCAGCAGGACGTGCGAATAGAGTGTAATGTTCGTGTGTACCGAACGGAAAAACAGGAAGAAGCCAGAACAATGTTTCTTAAGAATACGACGTTTTCCATTGAAAATGATAAATTACGCTTTTCAACTCAATTTAAGTGGATGAAGGCAGATACGATTCTTTACATCCCAAAGAATGAATATGAAAAGCTGTCGGTTCGAATTTTTAATGGGGGATTAACCGTCAAAGGTTTACAAGTTGAAGACTTTAAATTTAAAACAGCGAATGGGAAGCTGAATGTTGAACAGCTTTATTCACAGTCGTTGGAAGCGGAAACGGCCAATGGATCAATATCTATTGTGAACTCTTATAGCCGCAAAATTGAAGCGGAAACGATTAATGGAAGTATCACCTTTAAAGGAGATAGTCAAAAGCTTGATCTTCAATCTCTCAATGGAAATATTCAATGCGATGTGACCGGAGATCAGTGTGAAACGCTTCATGCCAAAACGGTTACGGGTAGCGTTGTATTAGCGATTGGGACGGAGCGATCACTTAGTGGAGAATTGAAGTCCAACCTAGGAAGTTTTAAAGTTAATCAAATGGGTATTACTATACTAGAAGAGAAAAGTGAACTCGTACAAAAATATATGCGTTTTTCTAAAAAAGGATTAAATCCACATATGCTACACGTTTTTGCAGATACAAAAACAGGTTCTATTTCACTTAAATAGAGAAGCGCCTGAAAGAAGGAGTGATAAGGAATGATGTCCTTAACACGATCGGAATCAAATAAGGTCGTCTTTGGTATTATCGGCGGGCTTTCAAAAAAATTAGGAATGAATGCAACGTTATTGCGAATTATTTTTGCAGTATTAGTATTCGCAACAGGCTTTTTTCCAATAGTATTCATCTATATTATCTTGGCATGGATCATCCCGAAAGAAAGGGGGTAAGTTGAACAAGTGAAATGGTTATTTACAATTTTGATTAACGCGGTGTTATTTGTAGCTCTTGATGGCTATTTTACTTCTTTCGAGGTCTCTAGTCTTGGTGCGGCTATTGGGGCAAGCTTTGTATTGTCATTTCTCAATATTTTGGTGCGCCCTATCTTAGTGATTTTGACGCTGCCAGTGACCATTCTTACATTGGGATTCTTCTTATTTGTTATCAATGCGATCACTTTATTGTTAACCGATGGCCTTATGGGTGATTCTTTTGAAATTTCCGGCTTTGGAATGGCGTTGTTGGCTTCCGTGATTTTATCAATCGTTAACCTTGTCTTTCAAAAAGTGATATTTGATAAAGATAAATAGACTCAAATGTAAAACCGTTCCTATATAGGAACGGTTTTTATACATTTTAGGAAGTGAGAGGAGCGTCTCATTATTACTAACCTACTGTCATTTTTGAAGATCAATGAAGAGATTTCGGAATCAGATAGACCAACCCCTATGCTTCTTCACACTTAATGTAGGAGGAAAAACCCTTCTGTTTTAGTTGATTGGCTAGTTGTTCGGCATTTGCTTTTGAGGAGAAGGCTCCAACCTGGACTTTATATAATCCGGTCTTTTTTTTCTTGAGTTTATATTGAGTAGCGAGAGCTTTCACAATTCCTTCAGCGACAAGTTTTCGGTAGCGATCAGATTTTAATAGCGCCGCATCCCCTCGGTTAGTCATGAAACCACATTCGATAAGAACGGCGGTCATTTTAGTTTCCCGTAGCACATGGAAATCGGCCGTTTTGACCCCGCGATCAGACAAACCTGAAGCTGCAACCAGGTTTGCTTGTATTTTTTTGCCTAACGAGAGGGCATCTGAAGGTCGTGAAGGATGCACATATGTTTCGATTCCACTTATCTCGTTCCATCCTCCACTCCCATACGCATTAGCGTGAATGGAAACATAGACATTGACGTTTTTGGCATTGGCATTGTTCGTTCTTTCTGTTAATGGGACGTCCCTAGTGTTCGAATGAGTGAAAAAGACGATCACCTTTTCGTAAGCGGATAGAAGGTTTTTCGCATAATCGGCCACTTGAGTGTTGAATTCGTATTCTTTCATGCCACCGGGTGTACGTTTACCAGAGGTAGTCAGACCATGACCTGCATCTAGCATAATTTTCACTCTACATGTCCTCCTTTTTTGTTTCTTTCACAATTAACATATAATGGGATTGTGAAAAAAGACACGGTGTTTGTTCCTGAGTTTGGCCAAGTTGTTTTCTGGTTTCCCTAAATAGAAAAGTGCTACAATAGGATGGTATATTTGTATAGGTATCGTTCAACATAATTTGTACATAGGCTTGAAGGAGGAAATACAATGGTAAAAGTACGGACCAATGACATCATCGAAAAATTCAACTTAGATCTTATAGCTGGGGAAGAAGGGGTTCATCGACCGATTACAACAAGTGACATCTCTCGGCCAGGTCTAGAAATAGCAGGTTATTTTAACTATTATCCAGCGGAGCGAATTCAACTCCTCGGGAAGACAGAGCTTTCTTTTTTAGAAAAACTGAGCGAAGACGAAAGAGAAATTCGAATGGGAAAGCTATGTACGGATATTACTCCTGGAATTTGCATTTCGAGAGAATTAGAAGTCCCAGAAGAATTGATGAAGGCTGCTGAAAAATTTTCTGTGCCTCTTATGCGTTCTGCGATGAAAACAACAAGATTTTCCAGTCGACTAACGAATTTTTTAGAAAGTAAGTTAGCTCCAACAACAGCGGTACACGGCGTACTTGTTGATATTTACGGTGTTGGGGTGATGATTATTGGGAAGAGTGGCGTCGGAAAAAGTGAGACCGCACTAGAACTTGTCAAACGCGGACATCGTTTAGTCGCAGATGACTGTGTAGAAATTCGTCAAGAGGATACGGATACCCTGATTGGAGGGTCACCTGAATTAATTGAACATTTACTTGAAATTCGGGGGCTAGGGATTATTAATGTGATGACTCTATTTGGAGCAGGTGCTGTTCGTACGTATAAACGAATCACACTGGTCATTAATCTAGAAATTTGGGATAAGTCCAAGCATTATGATCGTTTAGGTTTAGAAGAGGAAACGATGAGAATTATCGATACAGATGTAACAAAATTAACGGTACCAGTTCGACCCGGGCGAAATTTAGCCGTGATTATTGAAGTGGCAGCCATGAATTTCCGCTTGAAAAGAATGGGCGTAAACGCAGCCGAGCAATTCCAAGAACGTTTATCGGGAGCGATCACCTCAGGGGAACAAGATGATCACGAAGACTATTAAGAAAAGGAGTGAAAAAAATGGAACCGATTAATCCAATTGCGCTAGATTTAGGTGCCATTCAAGTAAGGTGGTACGGCATTCTTATTGGACTAGGAATAATTTTAGCATTATATTTGGCAATTCGAGAAACAAAGAGATTAGGGCTAAATCCGGATTTATTTGCCGATTTACTGATTTGGGCCATTCCAGCTTCTATCATCTCGGCACGTATTTATTATGTGATTTTTCAGTGGGAGTACTATTCGGTGTATCCTGAAAAAATCATTCAAATTTGGACTGGTGGAATTGCGATTCACGGAGCCTTAATTGGGGCTGTCGTTACAACGATAGTGTTCGCCAAATTAAAAAAAATCTCGTTTTGGGTGTTAGCGGATATTGCTGCACCGAGCTTGCTTGTCGGACAAGCAATAGGCCGCTGGGGAAATTTTATGAATCAAGAAGCTCATGGTGGACCGGTAACAAGAGCGTTTTTAGAAGGATTGTTTTTACCAGATTGGATTGTAAACCAAATGTACATAGACGGGGTTTATTATCATCCTACCTTTCTGTATGAGTCCCTGTGGAATTTGGCGGGGATTATTCTACTTGTTATCATCAGACGAATGAATCCTGGAAGAGGGACCATCTTTTTATCGTATGTGATTTGGTATTCTGTCGGTCGATTCTTTATAGAAGGATTACGAACAGACAGCTTAATGCTGACAGAGAGTTTACGAATGGCAGAAGTGATCTCAATTGCGTTGATTGTCGGGGCAGTTGCTGTTTGGATTTATCGTCGTCAAACCGGAAAGTTATCGGTACGGTACGATGAGGTAAATGTCTAAAGGAGAGAAATGGATGATGGGATCATTAGTAAAGGGGACAAAAGTAGGGCTCACCACGACCTGGACGTTAGGGAAAATTATTTTCCCTACCACTTTATTGGTGACACTTGTGCAATACACTCCGCTACTACCATGGTTGATTGAGTGGATTTCACCATTTATGAGTTGGTTTGGTTTATCAGGAGATGCGGCTATCCCGCTTGTATTAGGTAATTTTTTGAATTTATATGCGGCGATTGGAGGAATTCTATCGCTTGACTTAACGGTAAAAGAAGTCTTTATCGTTGCGATGATGTTGTCCTTTTCCCATAATTTACTGATCGAATCGAGTGTCGCCGTTAAGGTAGGGGTCAGGCTTTGGATTATACTCCTTGTCCGGATTGGCTTAGCTCTCTTTTCTGCTGTAGTTCTTCATCTCGTATGGGACGGAGGGAGTGAACTCGCTCAATATGGGTTTATGCCTTCTGTTCAAGCAGATGTTGGCAGCTGGGCAATGATTGCCGCGATGGCTTTGCAAAAAGCAACCTTCGGGGTATTGCAGTTAGCTCTAATTGTGATTCCATTGATGATCGGTATTCAATTTTTGAAAGATTTACAATGGCTACAAAAATTCTCTGCGTTATTAGCTCCGTTTACGAGAAGGCTAGGAATGAATGAAAATACTTCCACTACTTTGGCTGCGGGATTACTGTTTGGCTTGGCTTATGGAGCGGGTGTGATGATTCAAGCCGTGAAAGAGGATGGAGTGAGTAAGCGAGACGTCACATTGGCGTTTATTTTTCTAGTAGGGTGTCATGCAGTTGTAGAGGATACGCTTATTTTCCTTCCACTTGGAATACCGGTGTGGCCTCTATTATTGATTCGACTCGGAACGGCTATTATCTTAACCTGGGCCATAGGGAGAGCGTGGAAGAAAAAAGAAGTGTCTAATGGAAAGGAATTTACGCTAACATGAAAAACATAAACACCATATTATTTGATTTAGATGGAACGCTGATTGATACAAATGAATTAATCATCTCTTCGTTTCTTCATACGTTGAACTATTATTTTCCCAATGATTATCAACGAGAAGATGTGCTGACATTTATTGGACCACCGTTAGAGGAAAGTTTTGAAAAAGTGGCACCGGATCAGGTCGAAGAAATGGTCAAGCGGTACCGGGCGTATAACTTAGAGCATCATGACAAGCTGGTGAAAGAATTCAGTGGTGTAAAGGAAACGGTTGTTGCTCTTCATGAATTGGGCTATAAATTGGCAATCGTATCGACGAAAATTCGCTCAGTAGTAATCAAGGGATTAGAACTTATGAATCTAAGACCGTATTTTGATGTGATTATTGCTTTAGACGATGTAACGAATGCAAAACCAGATCCAGAGCCTCTTTATAAGGCACTAGAAGCATTAGGATCACTCCCGGAGGAAGCTTGTATGATTGGTGATAATCATCATGATATATTAGCGGGCAAAAATGCGAACACCACATCCATTGGTGTTGCATGGTCAGCAAAAGGGAGAGGCTACTTAGAAGACTATCACCCAGATTATATTTTAGAGGAAATGCCCGATTTATTAGATTTATTAGGGGTGAAGTGAGAATGAGGCGTACCACGCGCTACGAAGTTCAGGGAGCTAATTCGCTCTGGCATGTGTATAAGACGGTACCGTTTATCAAGGTTGTAAAAAACTTTGCGGTCATTCAACTGGCGCGATACACCCCTTTTTTGGGGATGAAAAACTGGATGTATCGTACGTTTCTACACATGAAAATAGGGAAGCAAACCTCATTTGCCTTAATGGTGATGCTCGATGTCATGTTCCCAGAAAAAATTTCTGTCGGTCGAAACACGGTCATCGGCTATAATACCACTATCCTCGCGCATGAATATTTAATCAAGGAATATCGTTTGGGTGAAGTGGACATTGGCAGTGAGGTTATGATTGGAGCCAATTGCACAATATTGCCGGGTGTGAAAATAGGAGATGGAGCGATTGTCTCTGCGGGTACGCTGGTGCATCAAGATGTTCCTGAGGGTTCGTTTGTCGGAGGGAACCCGATGAAAATCATTTATAGCAAAGAGGAGTTAAAAGAACGTTGGAAAGATGATCGCATTTATGGAGAAATGAATAGTATTTCGTGAAGTCTGCTACCATTGGGTGCAGGCTTTTTTTAAGTCTATTTTCGTAAAGTTTGTTGCTTTTCGTATCAGTTTATCATGATTGAATAGCTTTGTTTCGTGGCATCATTTCGTCTAATTTTGAGGGAAACAAACTGTGAAATGGAGGATTTAATCAAAAATCAGATGTAATAGCCACAATGCATACGATAATTTTATTAGGCAGTTTTGGCAAAGGAACAAACTAGGGAAATAAATCCTTCATATTATCTTCCATAGAACTTTTGCCACCTTCCTATTTGTAAATAAATGAAGCTGTCTGTATGTGTTGAATGATGTCCAGTTAACAGTTGACGTAAGGTAAAATGCACGTTAAACTACAGTTAACTTTAACTTGGTAGTATATTAGCGAGATAAAGTAATTTGATAATTTAATATTACTTGATACATCCATCAAAGGGATTCTTCATCAGCAAGGATCGATTATTTAATTCATGTTAGGTATTAAAACACCGGTTTGAATGGGATGAAAGGAGACGAAAGATGACAAAAATATTTATGTTTGAAAAACCACTTGGAATGAGAGACACCTTTCCAATTACATATAAAAAAATAAAAATGATCAAAGAAGAGATGGAGAAAGAATGGACTTTATGGGGATATTCCTTTTTAGAAACCCCTGCCTTGGAGTATTACAATACAGTTGGGATGGCCTCGGCGATACAAGAAGAACAGTTATTTAAACTATTAGATCAAGAGGGAAACACCCTCGTATTACGTCCAGATATGACAGCCCCGATCGCAAGAGTGGCTGCATCTAAGCTCTTAAGTACGCGTAATCCCCTCCGACTTGCCTATCATTCAAAGGTGTATCGAGCGCAGCAAAGAGAAGGTGGGAAAGCAGCAGAATTTGAGCAATTAGGAATTGAATGCATTGGTGATGGAACAATCAGCGCGGATGCGGAAGTAATCGCTCTTATGATTTCTTCCTTGAATGGCCTGCAATTAGACTCGTTTATAGTATCGATTGGGCATATTGGTTTTGTTCAATCTCTTTTGAATGAAGTGTTGGGAAATGACTCGCAGGTACACGAGTTGCAACGTTTTCTTTTTGATAAAAACTATGTAGGGTTCGAAACATACGTCCAGTCATTATCGCTCTCATCCCTAGATAAGCATCGACTTTCCAAACTTTTATCCCTTACTGGTAAAAATGATTGCTTACAAATAGCTTATGATCTAGTTTGTTCAGAAGAAGCCAGAAACGCATTAGATGAATTATCCTTGTTATGGGAGCAGTTAGACGAATATGGTGTGGCAACCTCAATAAAAATTGATCTTGGTCAAGTTAGCCATATGAGCTATTATACAGGTCTAGTGTTTGAGGTATCTGCCAATTCTGTCGGTTTTCCGATTGGAAATGGAGGGCGTTATGATCATTTACTCACTAAATTCGGAAAAACGGTTGCAGCAACAGGTTTTGCGATCTCAATGAACTATCTTCTGCAAGCACTTGAAGGAACGATCCAACCTGTAAACGAATGTGAGCTTGTTCTGTTTCAAGAGGGATGGAGAAAGGAAGCCCTTCAATTCGTTCGCGAAAAACGGGCAATAGGTGTGAATGTGGTCATGCAGGATATGAACGGGGTAGAGGATGTTGGGAAATTTATAACATCCTATCAACAAGTGTATTTTTTAAACGGAGAGGGTAGTAATAGATGCTAACCATTGCCATGCCAAAGGGAAGAATTTTTAATGAAGCAGTCAAATTACTCGACTTAGCGGGATACAAGCTTCCACCCGCATTCGAGGATTCACGAAAGTTGATTATAGATGTAGATGAAGAAAATCTACAGTTTATCTTAGCAAAACCTATGGATGTTCCTACCTATGTAGAATATGGTGTGGCTGATCTTGGGGTTGCAGGAAAAGATGTGCTCTTAGAAGAAGAACGAAATGTATATGAGTTACTCGATTTGCATATAAGTGAATGCTATCTAGCGGTTGCGGGACTTCCAGACACGATTATGAATGAAGTTGCGCCAAAAATAGCGACGAAATATCCGAATGTAGCTTCCTCATTTTTTCGTGAACAAGGAGAACAAGTGGAAGTAATTAAACTAAATGGCTCCATTGAGCTCGCTCCGCTTATTGGGTTAGCTGACCGAATAGTGGATATCGTATCAAGCGGACAAACACTCCAAGCAAATGGATTAATTGAATATGAAAAAATCGCCCATATAACTTCTAGACTCATTGTAAACACCGTTAGCTATCGCACCAAATCTGCGCAAATATCCGCTTTGGTACAACGATTATGTAATGTCATTGGAGAAACGGGGGGAGGGCATGAGGATTGAAAAAGCAACGATAACAGCATCGCTGAAACGTTCAGTTGAAAGTGGAACCGCTCAGCAACAACAAGAGGTTAATAGAATCATAGACAAAGTAAAAGTCGCTGGAGATGCAGCGCTTTATTCCTTTACAGAAAAATTTGATTCGGTCCAATTAGCAGAATTTCGTGTAACCGAAGCGGAGATTGAACGAGCATTTAGGTCGCTGGATTCTGACATGATTAACATCCTAGAAGAGGCGGCTCAAAATATATACAATTTTCACGAAAAACAAACCTCACAATCGTGGTTTACAACAGATGACGAAGGCACGTTGCTCGGTCAAAAAGTGACCCCGCTCGATTCAGTAGGTGTCTATGTGCCAGGGGGGACAGCTGCTTACCCTTCTTCTGTTTTGATGAATGTGATGCCGGCAAAAGTAGCCAAAGTCGAGCGGATTGTGATGGTTTCACCACCTAAGAAAGATGGCAACATTCCAGCCGGTGTTTTAGCAGCAGCCAAGATTGCGGGTGTTCATGAAATTTATAAGCTAGGTGGCGCCCATGCGATTGCGGCATTAGCCTATGGAACCGAGTCCATTCAACCGGTTGATAAAATTGTTGGACCGGGAAATATCTATGTTGCGTTAGCGAAAAAATCCGTTTTTGGGATGGTGGATATCGATATGATTGCCGGTCCCAGTGAAATCGTGGTAGTAGCGGATGAAAGCGGTGAGGCGGCTCAGATTGCGGCTGACTTACTCTCACAAGCGGAGCATGATGAACGAGCCAGTGCAATTTTGGTAACTTCTTCTGAAAGTCTGGCTGAAAATGTGAAAACGGAATTAGAAAAACAACTCGCCACGCTTCCCCGGAAAGAAATTGCCGAAAAAGCGTTAGAGCACCATGGACGGATTTATGTGACGAGAGATAGTATTGAGAGCATTCAAATTGTGAATAAACTAGCACCAGAGCATGTTGAAGTGATAACGAAAAATGCCTTCGAAACGGCCATGCAAATTCGTCATGCTGGAGCAATTTTTATCGGGCCCTACAGTTCAGAACCAATTGGCGATTATTTCGCTGGTCCCAATCA encodes:
- the ppaX gene encoding pyrophosphatase PpaX encodes the protein MKNINTILFDLDGTLIDTNELIISSFLHTLNYYFPNDYQREDVLTFIGPPLEESFEKVAPDQVEEMVKRYRAYNLEHHDKLVKEFSGVKETVVALHELGYKLAIVSTKIRSVVIKGLELMNLRPYFDVIIALDDVTNAKPDPEPLYKALEALGSLPEEACMIGDNHHDILAGKNANTTSIGVAWSAKGRGYLEDYHPDYILEEMPDLLDLLGVK
- a CDS encoding acyltransferase; this encodes MRRTTRYEVQGANSLWHVYKTVPFIKVVKNFAVIQLARYTPFLGMKNWMYRTFLHMKIGKQTSFALMVMLDVMFPEKISVGRNTVIGYNTTILAHEYLIKEYRLGEVDIGSEVMIGANCTILPGVKIGDGAIVSAGTLVHQDVPEGSFVGGNPMKIIYSKEELKERWKDDRIYGEMNSIS
- a CDS encoding ATP phosphoribosyltransferase regulatory subunit, whose protein sequence is MTKIFMFEKPLGMRDTFPITYKKIKMIKEEMEKEWTLWGYSFLETPALEYYNTVGMASAIQEEQLFKLLDQEGNTLVLRPDMTAPIARVAASKLLSTRNPLRLAYHSKVYRAQQREGGKAAEFEQLGIECIGDGTISADAEVIALMISSLNGLQLDSFIVSIGHIGFVQSLLNEVLGNDSQVHELQRFLFDKNYVGFETYVQSLSLSSLDKHRLSKLLSLTGKNDCLQIAYDLVCSEEARNALDELSLLWEQLDEYGVATSIKIDLGQVSHMSYYTGLVFEVSANSVGFPIGNGGRYDHLLTKFGKTVAATGFAISMNYLLQALEGTIQPVNECELVLFQEGWRKEALQFVREKRAIGVNVVMQDMNGVEDVGKFITSYQQVYFLNGEGSNRC
- the hisG gene encoding ATP phosphoribosyltransferase, coding for MLTIAMPKGRIFNEAVKLLDLAGYKLPPAFEDSRKLIIDVDEENLQFILAKPMDVPTYVEYGVADLGVAGKDVLLEEERNVYELLDLHISECYLAVAGLPDTIMNEVAPKIATKYPNVASSFFREQGEQVEVIKLNGSIELAPLIGLADRIVDIVSSGQTLQANGLIEYEKIAHITSRLIVNTVSYRTKSAQISALVQRLCNVIGETGGGHED
- the hisD gene encoding histidinol dehydrogenase → MRIEKATITASLKRSVESGTAQQQQEVNRIIDKVKVAGDAALYSFTEKFDSVQLAEFRVTEAEIERAFRSLDSDMINILEEAAQNIYNFHEKQTSQSWFTTDDEGTLLGQKVTPLDSVGVYVPGGTAAYPSSVLMNVMPAKVAKVERIVMVSPPKKDGNIPAGVLAAAKIAGVHEIYKLGGAHAIAALAYGTESIQPVDKIVGPGNIYVALAKKSVFGMVDIDMIAGPSEIVVVADESGEAAQIAADLLSQAEHDERASAILVTSSESLAENVKTELEKQLATLPRKEIAEKALEHHGRIYVTRDSIESIQIVNKLAPEHVEVITKNAFETAMQIRHAGAIFIGPYSSEPIGDYFAGPNHVLPTNGTARFSSPLSVDDFVKKSSIIQYSEAALKQNGKKIASFARLEGLEAHARAVEIRNLK